From one Passer domesticus isolate bPasDom1 chromosome 15, bPasDom1.hap1, whole genome shotgun sequence genomic stretch:
- the MPRIP gene encoding myosin phosphatase Rho-interacting protein isoform X5 — translation MAAKDNPCRKFQANIFNKSKCQNCFKPRESHLLNDEDLNQAKPIYGGWLLLAPEGTDFDNPVHRSRKWQRRFFILYEHGLLRYALDEMPTTLPQGTINMNQCTDVVDGEGRTGQKFSLCILTPEKEHFIRAENKEIISGWLEMLIVYPRTNKQNQKKKRKVEPPTPQEPGPAKMAVTSSNIPSAEKVPATKSTLWQEEMRGKDQADGGSGIGPAQSPMQGPAGAASSLKDPVLDSKEEESSMNGDRIDCGRKTRVESGYFSLEKTKQDSKLEEQQLPPPPSPPSPSTPNNSFSLNSLDSKSSCPMHKDSNNRDVGRGAEKSGRPLSFKASRQYTTLADVPKAIRISNREAFQVERKRLERRTRARSPGREEVARLFGNERRRSQVIEKFEALDIENAEHMETSAPSSETRQGRSEKRVFPRKRDFTCEGAAVGSILDVSASPLSPHRRAKSLDRRSTESSMTPDLLNFKKGWLTKQYEDGQWKKHWFVLTDQSLRYYRDSVAEEAADLDGEIDLSTCYDVTEYPVQRNYGFQIHTKEGEFTLSAMTSGIRRNWIQTIMKHVRPTTAPDVTRKNFSLKLSVLKPSSLPEEKSKTGSSFETGPKPSEKPDAEQAELDTEQKRSRARERRREGRSKTFDWAEFRPIQQALVQERANAADSFPRDSGAADADPGELERERARRREERRKRFEMIDAVDGAGAEEALRMEVDRVLPVPADIKPQNVHVEIEQRWHQVETTPLREEKQIPITPLHLAHAEGQEEGLTKQHLTTLLEKELEQKQKEALELLEQNRHLQDQLKVALGREQSAREGYVLQTEVAASPSGAWQRLHKVNQDLQSELEAQCQRQEVINQQIQSLKRSYAEAKDVIRHHEAEIQSLQARLSNAAAELAIKEQTLAKLKSDLRSEKEKAKEQLEEWQHGEAALSSQLKASEQKLKSAEALLLEKTQELRDLEMQQALQRDHQKEVQRLQDRITDLSGQLNASEQARVLMEEKLQKNYEALLESCEREKQVLIRSLKEVEDKANEYENQLQNSEQQMEILQKEKLSAKFEGSELVHQLEEQLAMKEASIQKLAEHIKELERERDQIKCRFHELMNQVAESDNEVAKLQAKLKMEETNYHNLEQSFEKVSDQFRGVQEVLKEKEEELRHVKEMHLRIVEKKDQDLSEALVKVVALDSSLEETKVKLKAKEEALKKLASVSTGPCPEEAEDLGPSLEVDESHPSQLGQALQTQDVLPALTYALKEEEDEVLETSQRQVEEFGSPSKVVELQDQELVQKALAKPDVGIMGAKRQRIRFSSIQCQKYIHPDGSEKNWTSSTSSDTSQDRSLSEESMSSEPALGYPSSGTSDSETYLSIIHSLETKLYITEEKLKDVTMKLESQHGHNQETLIALHHQWASTESQLREQLQTSLSQVNALISQLESERQEKFKLIESHVSELGGFQMKNDQALTCLEKCREQLRSLPKSDKDKEGDLFLVTLSSMETTLSNAIQALNGAPVPSEHQQSESLTTESPAPEGGDLGEEEHVCKEQQADVFDTGQLRWLSERVAFEASLINQIAESLKNASSEIAQLLREIQGTAEVVLLEPASVSHTAKDLASVLSKKLLLEGEFWSQVEELRTHLSTREGEAEGKTETSLGISPCFLSAVADATLIKAELGFVAEKMRESFHQRLKAIEEELHNTKTALQQHKCMLEEIIKAYRTPEFDRVMHQISEALEIQKDASERTQMSWDGSHVQMVPCQELAKVEETGSAPDRSSEALVSIQEDLAQQLKDKSNVLKEISVALLSLPPEEAVRDCQKLLKMSQSLSYHSCMGDLERYSSLLVHDAIVQAQVCYAACKVRLEHEREMKSYKESLQSMDALCQERVKTASLLRDEYEELLRKQQAEYSEVIAVLERENADLKAKVSQLDSQRRLLEEEGHEHSKSLSELQGRYEEEIRNVIEQLNRTEDALKAERVEGLNQLDAVVRDKQSMEQYHLEQMQTLEEKFQAKIKELQVIHGEELQALQEHYSQNLQRLQETLDEYQRQHPEASPAVAPGPGDTWVAGEAGGTGQDPGSDPDSMHGLRERIQELEAQMNVMRDELENKHLEGNASTLREKYQKDFENLKATCERGFAAMEETHQKKIEDLQRQHQRELEKLREEKDRLLAEETAATISAIEAMKNAHREELERELEKSQRSQISSVNADIEALRRQYLEELQSVQRELEVLSEQYSQKCLENAHLAQALEAERQALRQCQRENQELNAHNQELNNRLAAEITRLRTLLTGEGGGEAAGSPLTQGKDAYELEVLLRVKESEIQYLKQEISSLKDELQTALRSLKEGLTVQERLKLFESRDLKKD, via the exons GTGGCTGGAGATGCTGATCGTCTATCCCAGGACAAACAAGCAGAAtcagaagaagaagaggaaggtaGAGCCCCCAACTCCCCAG GAGCCTGGTCCTGCTAAGATGGCTGTGACCAGCAGCAACATTCCCAGCGCTGAGAAGGTCCCTGCCACCAAGTCCACGCTCTGGCAGGAAGAAATGAGGGGCAAAGACCAAGCAGATGGGGGCAGTGGCATtggcccagcccagagccccatgcagggcccagctggggctgccagctccctgaAGGACCCCGTGCTGGACAGCAAAGAAG AGGAGAGCTCCATGAACGGAGACCGGATAGACTGCGGGCGGAAGACGCGCGTCGAGAGCGGGTACTTCTCCTTGGAGAAGACCAAACAAGACTCGAAGCTGGAAGAGCAGCAACTGCCACCCCCACCAAGCccgcccagccccagcaccccgAACAACAG cttctctctgAACTCCTTGGACTCGAAGAGCAGTTGCCCCATGCACAAGGACTCCAACAACAGAGATGTAGGAAGGGGAGCTGAGAAATCGGGGCGTCCCCTTTCTTTTAAAGCCAGCCGGCAGTACACCACCCTGGCCGACGTTCCCAAGGCCATTAGGATCAGTAATCGTGAGGCCTTCCAGGTGGAGAGGAAGCGGCTAGAGCGGAGAACCCGGGCTCGTAGCCCTGGGAGAGAAGAAGTGGCCCGGCTCTTTGGGAATGAGAGAAG GAGGTCCCAGGTGATTGAGAAATTCGAGGCACTGGATATTGAGAACGCGGAGCACATGGAAACGAGCGCCCCGTCCAGCGAGACGCGGCAGGGCAGGAGTGAGAAGAGGGTGTTCCCACGGAAACGG GACTTCACTTGCGAAGGAGCAGCCGTGGGCTCCATTCTGGACGTGTCTGCGTCACCTCTGTCCCCACACCGCCGGGCAAAGTCACTGGACAGAAGGTCCACGGAGTCCTCTATGACG CCTGACCTGCTGAACTTCAAGAAGGGCTGGTTGACAAAGCAGTATGAGGATGGGCAG TGGAAGAAGCACTGGTTTGTGCTGACTGACCAGAGCCTGAGATACTACAGGGATTCAGTGGCAGAGGAG gcagctgaccTGGATGGAGAAATCGATTTATCCACGTGCTACGATGTCACTGAGTACCCAGTTCAGAGGAACTACGGCTTCCAGATCCAT ACAAAGGAAGGGGAGTTCACCCTCTCTGCCATGACGTCGGGCATCCGCCGCAACTGGATCCAGACCATCATGAAACACGTTCGCCCCACCACTGCTCCTGATGTAACAAG GAAAAACTTCTCTTTGAAACTATCCGTGCTGAAGCCCAG CTCGCTGCcggaagagaaaagcaaaacaggCTCTTCCTTCGAGACCGGTCCGAAGCCAAGCGAGAAGCCGGATGCGGAGCAAGCCGAGCTGGACACGGAGCAGAAGCGCAGCCGTGCCCGGGAACGCCGGCGAGAAGGACGCTCCAAGACGTTTGACTGGGCTGAATTCCGCCCCATCCAGCAGGCCCTGGTGCAGGAGCGTGCCAACGCTGCAGACTCCTTCCCCAGGGACAGCGGAGCTGCCGACGCCGACCCCGGGGAGCTGGAGCGGGAGCGGGCCCGGCGGCGGGAGGAGCGGCGCAAGCGCTTCGAGATGATCGATGCCGTGGACGGGGCAGGGGCGGAGGAGGCGCTGAGGATGGAGGTGGACAGGGTCCTGCCTGTCCCAGCAGACATCAAACCGCAGAACGTCCACGTGGAGATCGAGCAGCGCTGGCACCAGGTGGAGACCACGCCGCTGCGGGAGGAGAAGCAGATCCCCATCACGCCCCTGCACCTCGCCCACGCTGAGGGCCAGGAAGAGGGGCTGACGAAGCAGCACCTGACCACGCTGCTGGAGAAGGAG ctggagcagaaaCAGAAGGAGgccctggagctcctggagcagaaccGGCACTTGCAGGATCAGCTGAAAGTGGCTCTGGGCCGGGAGCAGAGCGCCCGGGAGGGCTACGTGTTGCAG ACCGAGGTGGCCGCCTCGCCATCAGGTGCCTGGCAGAGGCTCCACAAAGTCAACCAAGACCTCCAAAGCGAGCTGGAAGCCCAATGCCAGCGTCAAGAGGTGATCAATCAGCAGATTCAGTCGCTGAAGCGCAGCTACGCCGAGGCCAAGGACGTGATCCGGCACCACGAGGCCGAGATTCAGAGCCTGCAGGCGAGGCTCAGTAACGCGGCGGCCGAGCTCGCCATCAAGGAGCAGACCCTGGCCAAGCTCAAGAGCGACCTGAGGAGCGAGAAGGAGAAAGCcaaagagcagctggaggagtgGCAGCACGGCGAGGCCGcgctcagctcccagctgaaGGCCAGCGAGCAGAAGCTGAAGAGCGcggaggctctgctgctggagaagacCCAGGAGCTGCGGGACCTGGAGATGCAGCAGGCTCTGCAGCGGGACCACCAGAAGGAAGTGCAGCGGCTCCAGGACAGGATCACGGACCTCAGCGGGCAGCTGAATGCCAGCGAGCAGGCACGGGTCCTCAtggaggagaagctgcagaagaaCTACGAGGCTTTGCTGGAGAGCTGCGAGAGGGAGAAGCAGGTTTTGATCCGGAGCCTGAAGGAGGTGGAGGACAAGGCCAACGAGTACGAGAATCAGCTGCAGAACAGCGAGCAGCAAATGGAGattctgcagaaggagaagtTGAGCGCCAAGTTCGAAGGCAGCGAGCTCGTCCaccagctggaggagcagctggcCATGAAGGAGGCAAGCATCCAAAAACTTgctgagcacatcaaggagctTGAAAGAGAGAGGGATCAGATCAAGTGCCGGTTCCACGAGCTCATGAATCAGGTGGCCGAGTCAGATAATGAAGTTGCAAAGCTACAAGCAAAGTTGAAAATGGAAGAGACCAACTACCACAATCTGGAGCAGTCGTTCGAGAAGGTGTCGGATCAGTTCCGGGGGGTGCAGGAGGtgctgaaagagaaagaagaagagcTGAGACACGTTAAGGAAATGCACTTGAGAATTGTGGAGAAGAAAGATCAAGATCTCAGTGAGGCTTTGGTTAAAGTGGTTGCTTTAGATAGCAGTTTAGAGGAGACTAAAGTAAAACTAAAGGCCAAGGAGGAGGCTTTAAAGAAATTAGCTAGTGTGAGCACAGGTCCATGTCCTGAGGAGGCAGAAGACCTTGGCCCCAGTCTTGAGGTGGATGAAAGTCATCCATCCCAATTGGGGCAGGCTCTGCAAACTCAGGATGTCCTCCCAGCTCTGACTTATGCactgaaggaggaggaggatgaggttCTTGAGACCAGTCAGAGGCAGGTGGAGGAATTTGGCTCCCCATCTAAAGTTGTAGAGCTCCAGGACCAAGAGTTGGTTCAGAAAGCTTTAGCAAAGCCTGACGTAGGAATCATGGGGGCCAAGAGGCAAAGGATCCGTTTTTCAAGCATCCAGTGTCAAAAATACATCCATCCAGATGGATCAGAGAAAAACTGGACGAGCAGTACCTCTTCAGACACAAGCCAGGACAGATCTCTGTCTGAAGAaagcatgtcctcagagccagCTCTGGGTTACCCCTCATCAGGGACAAGCGATTCTGAGACTTATCTCTCCATCATCCATTCCCTGGAAACCAAACTGTATATTACAGAGGAGAAGCTCAAAGACGTGACGATGAAGCTTGAAAGCCAGCACGGCCATAACCAGGAGACGCTCATCGCCCTCCACCATCAGTGGGCCAGCACGGAGTCCCAGCTGCGGGAACAGCTTCAGACCAGCTTGTCCCAAGTCAATGCTTTGATCTCACAGCTGGAGAGCGAGAGGCAGGAAAAGTTCAAGCTCATAGAAAGTCACGTCAGCGAGCTGGGAGGTTTCCAGATGAAAAACGATCAAGCGCTGACTTGCTTAGAGAAGTGCAGGGAGCAGCTAAGATCCTTGCCCAAATCAGACAAGGATAAAGAGGGTGATTTGTTCCTTGTTACTCTGTCTAGCATGGAAACAACTTTATCAAACGCAATCCAAGCCTTGAATGGAGCGCCAGTCCCATCGGAGCATCAGCAGAGTGAAAGCCTCACCACGGAGAGCCCCGCTCCAGAAGGAGGGGATTTGGGAGAAGAGGAGCACGTCTGCAAGGAGCAGCAAGCAGATGTGTTTGACACTGGCCAGCTGAGGTGGCTTTCTGAGAGGGTGGCATTTGAGGCCTCTCTCATCAACCAAATAGCAGAGTCTTTGAAAAATGCGAGCTCTGAGATAGCCCAGCTTCTGAGAGAGATCCAGGGAACGGCCGAGGTGGTTTTGTTGGAGCCAGCAAGTGTTTCTCATACAGCCAAGGATTTGGCCAGCGTCCTGTCtaaaaagctgctgctggaaggggaGTTTTGGAGCCAGGTGGAGGAGCTGAGAACACACTTGAGCACTAGagaaggagaagctgagggTAAAACAGAAACAAGTTTGGGCATTTCCCCATGTTTTCTCAGTGCTGTAGCAGATGCTACATTGATCAAGGCAGAACTTGGGTTTGTTgcagagaaaatgagagaaTCTTTTCATCAGAGATTAAAAGCAATTGAAGAAGAGCTCCATAATACCAAAACAgctctccagcagcacaaaTGCATGTTGGAGGAGATCATCAAAGCGTACAGGACTCCTGAGTTTGACAGAGTTATGCACCAGATTTCTGAAGCACTTGAAATACAAAAAGATGCTTCAGAAAGAACCCAGATGTCTTGGGATGGGAGCCATGTCCAGATGGTGCCGTGCCAGGAATTAGCCAAGGTGGAGGAGACTGGCAGCGCCCCAGACCGTAGTAGTGAAGCTCTTGTTTCCATTCAGGAAGATCTTGCCCAGCAGCTAAAGGACAAATCCAATGTTCTGAAGGAGATCTCTGTTGCCTTACTCTCTCTGCCTCCCGAGGAGGCTGTGAGAGACTGTCAGAAGCTCCTGAAGATGTCCCAGAGTCTTTCCTACCACTCGTGCATGGGAGACCTGGAGCGGTATTCGTCTTTGTTGGTCCACGATGCCATTGTTCAGGCTCAGGTTTGCTATGCCGCCTGCAAGGTCCGGCTGGAGCACGAGAGGGAGATGAAGTCCTACAAGGAGTCCCTGCAGAGCATGGatgccctgtgccaggagcgCGTGAAGACGGCGTCTCTGCTGCGGGACGAGTACGAGGAGCTGCTCAGGAAGCAGCAGGCCGAGTACAGCGAGGTGATCGCCGTGCTGGAGAGGGAGAACGCTGAcctcaaggcaaaggtgtccCAGCTGGACAGCCAGCGGCGGCTCTTGGAGGAGGAGGGGCACGAGCACAGCAAGAGCTTGAGCGAGCTGCAGGGGCGGTACGAGGAGGAGATCCGAAACGTCATCGAGCAGCTCAACAGGACAGAGGATGCCCTGAAGGCCGAGAGGGTGGAGGGGCTCAACCAGCTGGACGCCGTTGTCCGCGACAAGCAGAGCATGGAGCAGTACCACCTGGAGCAGATGCAAACGCTGGAGGAGAAGTTCCAGGCCAAGATCAAGGAGCTGCAGGTCATCCACGGCGAGGAGCTGCAGGCGCTGCAGGAGCACTACAGCCAGAACCTGCAGCGCCTGCAAGAGACCCTTGATGAGTACCAGAGGCAGCACCCAGAGGCATCCCCCGCGGTGGCCCcgggccctggggacacctgggtggCCGGCGAGGCGGGTGGCACCGGGCAGGACCCCGGCAGTGACCCGGACTCCATGCACGGCCTGAGGGAACGCATCCAGGAGCTGGAGGCCCAGATGAACGTCATGAGGGATGAGCTGGAGAACAAACATCTGGAGGGGAACGCTTCCACTTTGAGGGAAAAATACCAGAAGGACTTTGAAAACCTAAAG GCAACATGTGAGAGGGGCTTTGCAGCCATGGAGGAGACGCACCAGAAGAAGATCGAGGACCTGCAGCGGCAGCACCAGcgggagctggagaagctgcgGGAGGAGAAGGATCGCCTGCTGGCAGAGGAAACTGCTGCCACCATCTCAG CCATCGAAGCCATGAAGAACGCGCACCGCGAGGAGCTGGAGcgggagctggagaagtcccagCGCTCCCAGATCAGCAGCGTCAACGCCGACATCGAGGCCCTCCGGAGGCAGTACCT ggaggagctgcagtcGGTGCAGCGGGAGCTGGAGGTGCTTTCGGAGCAGTATTCCCAGAAGTGTTTGGAGAACGCCCACCTGGCGCAGGCGCTGGAGGCTGAGAGGCAGGCCCTCCGCCAGTGCCAGCGGGAGAACCAGGAGCTCAACGCCCACAACCAG gAGCTGAATAACCGCCTGGCTGCGGAGATCACGCGACTGCGGACGCTGCTGACCGGGGAGGGCGGGGGAGAGGCTGCTGGGTCGCCTCTCACACAGGGCAAGGACGCCTACGAGCTGGag GTCCTGCTGCGGGTGAAAGAATCTGAAATCCAGTACCTGAAGCAGGAGATCAGCTCCCTCAAAGACGAGCTGCAGACAGCACTGAGG